A region of Periplaneta americana isolate PAMFEO1 chromosome 16, P.americana_PAMFEO1_priV1, whole genome shotgun sequence DNA encodes the following proteins:
- the ND-B14 gene encoding NADH dehydrogenase [ubiquinone] 1 alpha subcomplex subunit 6, giving the protein MATQEAVRKVVRHVKPILSVDRGEARKRVFNLYKAWYRQIPYVVMDYDIPKSVEQCRAKLREEFEKNRHITDIRVIDMLVIKGQMELKETVEIWKQKGHVMSYFKETIEPKPTDFLSKFFAGHE; this is encoded by the exons ATGGCGACACAAGAAGCGGTTAGGAAAGTTGTGAGACATGTAAAACCAATCTTGTCTGTTGATCGAGGTGAAGCCAGGAAACGAGTTTTTAACTTATATAAAGCATGGTATAGACAAATTCCTTATGTAG tgaTGGACTACGATATTCCAAAATCTGTAGAGCAGTGCCGAGCCAAACTTAGAGAAGAATTTGAGAAAAATCGACACATCACCGATATTAGAGTAATAGACATGCTGGTCATTAAG GGTCAAATGGAACTCAaagaaactgttgaaatatggAAGCAGAAAGGTCATGTGATGTCATACTTCAAGGAAACTATTGAGCCAAAACCAACAGACTTTTTATCGAAGTTCTTTGCAGGACATGAGTGA